The sequence ATCCTTTGGGAATGAGATGGCACAGGATGTATTCATGGTGATAGGCTGTATAAATAAGTATTTATTCTTTTTGGGGGGGACGAGTGGTATCGTCCCTTTTTGTTTAGAGAATCTCAAAAATAGCCATTGAACAAAGCTTTCTGAAAACTGTTACGAGCTTCCACCAGAGGTTGGCTTTGTTGAGCTTCCTTAACACCCTAAAGAAGAGGAGGTTGGTTTTGTTGTTCGATACTAGCACTACAAGCACGGTACTGTCAACACGCATTTAAGTAGCGGTAAGATTAAAAGCCTTTTGTAACCCTACAAGCACTTTAGCACCAGTCAGTATTTTAGCAGCTATAAGACAAAAAGCCCCTCTAGCCCTTTCAGGCTGGGGGTGCAAGAATAAAGTAAATATGTCGCTAAGTAATATATGGACGCAAACGACAAAATCGATACAGTAGATATAAGAACGACCGTAGACCGGGAAACCCATACAGGGTTTCGCCAGCTAGTAGTATCTTTAGCAGGGAAGCTCAAAAAGCGAATCACTATGTCTCAACGGATAGCTAGACTGATCCGATGGGATACGGATTTTTGGCGTGAAACTGGCGAATTCTTAGATTTAGATGGGTGGTTTGAATCTAAAAGCCTACTAGAACTTAATAAGAAAATTAGGGTACAAAGTCCTGAATTAACCGATAAAGTTCAAAAAAATCATGCTAAATTTGTAGAACATACAGGAATTAATGCCCTAAGAATGCAACAACTAACAGAGGGAGATAAAGCTTCTCCTGAAGAGATAGAAATTCTTAGAAAGGTGTTAGGAGATGTTGAAAAATTAGACAAGCAATAGCTTAACGATATCCTGTTGATAAAAACACGATTTCTGGGTTGGGGACACGCCAGAAAACAGGTGGTTGTGCTCAATCATAAACTGTAGCAGCCGGTGTGTGTAGGTATAAATTTCCCATCTAATTATCTGTGCATCCATCTTCAGGGGGCAACAAGCTCTCCTGAAGGCATTTAAAAAAACCTTGGCTGTGGTTCCTTTTTGAAGATGCCTTTCATCACGATTAAAAGCGTGCCAGAGCCAAGTTTGTAGAGCCAAAGTAGTATAAATATCTATGATGCGGCATTTATGAATTTGAAGAGAGCCGGTCGCTTCAGGGGGCGACAAGCGCGCTAGAATGGTTGCTATATAAGCTTTATAGCCCTCAAGCCCTGCTCATAAAATCGGCGGGGGGGGGAATACAACCAATTAATTCCTCTACCCATTTAAGACACTTTTGAAAGGCTACTATCCAATTGTGACCATATAAACCAACCCAAAAGTTGCTATGCCTTTTCCTATTTCTATAGCCTTCAGAGAGCCTACAAATATATGCTTGTTGCCCCCCCTGGACAGCTTTTTTCCCTTGTAACCATGCGGCTGTCATGGCCAAAGCAATTAGTAATATTAGTCTTACTAACCTCTCAGGGGAAGCTTTGGAATCTTCCAGATTATAGCCCCCTGTTTTACAATCTAAAAACATAGCTTCTATCCCAAAACGTTTACTATAGGCTGACAATGTAGTTTGGCAATCCTCAAGATTAGTTAAAAGGTAGAGAGGTTCATCTTTTTGTTTGTTTTTATACTTTTTTTCCAATAAAACGCTAGATTTAACCTGAAAATACCTGGATTTTGACTCCAAATTATATCTCTATAAAACTTTTTTGTGCCAGGTTTTATTGGTAGGCTTTTTAAGGATTTACTTTGGGTCTTTTTTGGCGGAAAGTAGTGTCCTTTTTTTGGCGAAATACAAAGCTTATGTTCTGACGGTGTAACCACTGGGCTAGTTCAACACTATGAAATTCCCGGTCGCCAATAATGACTAATTTATACCTTCTCAGTAAACGGATAACTGGCCGTAAAACTTTTTGTTGTTCGGCAAGATTACCTCCCCCTTCTTTATCCAATAATTCCCAAAATATTGGGAAGGATCTCTTATGATAAATCGCACTTGCCATCAAAACATTATGGTCGCGTCATTGAGTTCTATCTAGGGCTACTATCAGTTCCTTTCCTGGCTTTATTTCTCTAAATAAAAGCTCTTTAATTATCGGGAACCAGAGCAAAACTACGCTCAAAGCATTCTATCTTAAAAACCTTTGCAAGTGGCGACGACGGCTATTTTATTTAATTGGTAATGGAAAAGCTGCTGCGAGGAGTTCTATTTTTACCTGTTTCTGGGTTGGTAACACCCAGAAACCGCATATTCAAAGTAATTAATTGCGCTTTTGTGAGATATTGTTCCAGAATTGTTTGGTAGAATGGTGGCAGCATATATTATTAGTTTTTGTTGCGGTCTTGTGATATTAGCGAGACCGTTTTTTTTTACCATTAAACCTGGATTTTGCAAGGGTATATTTTTGGGGATAGCGAGTTTATTGCCACGTCGGGCAAGTTGAAGAAGCATCTTTTCTGACGGGGGTAAAACCCCAAAACCGTTACCTACCAAGCGTTCTGGGGCGCTTGTCGCCCCCAGAAGTTGGCCAGTGTGGCCCATTTCTTCTTCAAGTCACAGTCCGCGTCGTAATAAGCGTCGCGCGGGTTTGGCGGCTTCTCTAATAAAAAGCAGGCGGCAATAGACTGACCAATGTCAATCCCTATTATTAGTATCTTCATTTTTACCTAGAGAGATATGTTTATTTGAAACAACAGATAAGCCTACGAATCTCCCAAAAGCAAATTAATGCTTACTTCACTCATTAAGGCTCGATTATTTCTGTTGAGTTGTTTTAAATTAATTGAGCCGGCGCTTACGAAACAGCGATAGCAATTAAGCTAATTTCTACATTAAAGCGCCTCACCTCAATTGATTGTTTGCGGATTGGTTTTGACCCAATCCGCGACAGTCAGGGGGGACTGTTTCGCCGGCATCATCAGGGCCGGCATCATCAGGCGGTTTTAGTTAATTGGGTGTTTTTCTATAAAGTTCAAATGTCTTTTCGTCGTTTCTTTTGGTGTCTCTTTAGTTAGCTTTTCCATGATGTCGTAAAACTCTTTTTTAATCTCCTCTGGAATCTCTATTTCATAGAATTCTTTCCACAATACAAAAAACTCTTTTTTTAGTTTCTTCAGAACAACTTTTTTGCCTTTACTTCCATAATTTGCGATGGCCTTAACAAGTATAAATCCATCGCTAAGCACCTCGTCTTCTTCGTCAACGAAAAAGGGAATGTAAAAACCAAGCTCACAAAGAAAAGTTTCCAAGCTCCTTGTTGAGCAATCTTCTTCTCCTGAAACCCAGTCTTTCGCCGTATCAATTAGATCCCTGAAGGAATCGAATCCACAGTTTGAGTTGATTGCCTTTTCTGCTCTCTCCAAACATTCATTCGTAGATTTTTTGATTTCTCTGTACTTACTCATCTGTTTCTCCGTGAAGGCAG is a genomic window of Ancylothrix sp. D3o containing:
- a CDS encoding transposase, whose amino-acid sequence is MASAIYHKRSFPIFWELLDKEGGGNLAEQQKVLRPVIRLLRRYKLVIIGDREFHSVELAQWLHRQNISFVFRQKKDTTFRQKRPKVNP